The following nucleotide sequence is from Sander vitreus isolate 19-12246 chromosome 3, sanVit1, whole genome shotgun sequence.
cacagctcctcaccgcagcttcagcaatggaaactttgaacattgtccactcgggttcaatgtccccagcctccacagggatgcacgaaaagcgctgccggaggtgtgagttgaaagtctgtcggacaggggcctcctcagacgttccccaatttacccgcactacccgtttgggcttaccaggtctgtccagagtcttcccccaccccctgacccaactcaccaccagatggtgatcggttgacagctccgcccctctcttcacctgaGTGTCcgaaacatatggcctcagatcagatgaaacgattataaaatcgatcattgacctttggcctagggtgctctggtaccaagtacacttataagcatccctatgtttgaacatggtgttcgttatagacaatccatgactagcacagaagtccaacaacaaacaaccactctggtttagatcagggaggccgttcctcccaatcacgcctctccatgtgtctccatcattacccatgtgcgcgttgaagtcccccagtagaactatggagtccccgactgacCTTcactgaccttcactgccacccatgtggcagcgcacccgaccccagcagttcctcccacaggtggtgggcccatggtaTGGAGAtttccgccacgtagctttttcgggctgtgcccggccgggctccgtggcaaacccggccaccagacgcttgctgacgagccctccatctgggcctggctccagacgggggccccgggcttcctccgggcagggtcacttcatcccttcctcaatttttcataggatttttgaaccattctttgtctggcccctcacctgagaccactttacCTTGGGaaaccctaccaggagcacaaagctccagacaacacagccctcaggttcacagggacacacaaacctctccaccacgataaggtgatggttcccggagaatgCGGATGTCATTATCAACAAATACATGTACTAGTTTACACATATTTGTAAATTCATCCCACCACTGCTGCCTCACACCCAACCATTGTCTTGGCATAACCATTGTCTTAGCATGATTTTGACTTCATGAGGTCGGATGCTGTCATCTCATCCTGAGTTTGCTTAAGAATAGGATTTCTTTCGGTGGAAGTTTGTTGCATTATCCTGATCCTGTCACTCCAGCCTCTGCACCTAATGCCAACCTTCCACCAAATGACTTTCCAAGCGATTCCTCTGTCACAGACAAGTGTCTTGCTAGAGTCGGGGAGCTCCCGTCATGTCAATCGTTTGAGTAAGGGGttcagtcagtctttttcccatCTAGACGTTCTGACAAAATCAAGCCTGTTTGATATTATCCGAAGTTTGAAGTCTTGCTAGTAAAGTTGAATCATGTGAAcgttgtcaacaaccaatgctccgtccagcaccaaacaggaagcagcaaaccgGGTAGAGCCAGAGATGTTTATGGTTTCATGAAGCTGAGCAAAAcagaaatgtgttatttttttcgAACCTCACTTAGAAACAATCTACGTGTTGCCACAAAGAGCAGGTGCTCTGATGATGAGGTCAGACTGCTGCTGTGGGCGTCTCCTCACTGGAAAAGGTTAAAAGACGCAGAAACATAGTTTCAGCTCAGTTAGGACGGACTCACAGTCTGACAGAAGCAGATGAATGTTAGGATTCAGGCAATGTCAAACTGTTGTGTAATGTCTTACCTTTAGTATTACAACGCATACTTGAGGAGTGGTAAGTATGAGGAATTGAtttctctgctgtttgttgATTGAATACAGTTTGTGATCAATGCTTTATCTATACACAGTCTGAAGAAAGATTTAAAGGTTTAACTAAACTTTCAGAAATCctttaacaaaatgtaaaaggaTTCTCTTGTAAAATGTTAtaatttttaaatataattttgtttttcagagtcaGGAGGATCATGGTAAACGCTACGCAGGTTTCATTTTTCACACTAAATGCCTATTTTGACACTGGGgttttcaaatatttatattttattattatcatatcaGTATATGTTGTAATAATTTGTACCAATCTTTTGCTGATTGTGGTTATCTGTATTAACAGAAGCTTACATGAACCTATGTACCTTTTTCTGGTCAGCCTGTTTGTAAATGAACTGTATGGTAGTACAGGGTTGTTTCCATTCCTTCTGGTTCAGATCCTCTCTGACATTCACActgtttctgcttctctctgtttcctgcagatttATTGTGTGTATACTTATGGCAGTGTAGAGTTTTGCAACTTAGCCATCATGTCTTATGACAGATATCTTGCTATCTGTTATCCTCTACAATATCACACATGTATGACATATAACAAGGTTACCATGCTTATGGCTCTTACATGGCTATTCCCTTTTCTTGCAATTGCTGTTTTGATATCTTTGAGTGCACCTCTAAAGCTGTGTGGAAACATTATTGACAAAGTTTACTGTGGAAACTACTCCATTGTTAAGCTGGCCTGCGCTGACACCAGAGTGAACAACATTTATGGACTCACTTACACTGTCATCTCCATCATCattcctctttttttaatcctttacACTTACATGAAAAtctttaaagtgtgtttttctggTTCCAAACAGACCAGACAGAAAGCTGTCAGAACCTGCACACCTCACCTCGCTTCTCTGATCAACTTTTCTTTTGGTGGTAGTTTCCAAATAATACAGAGCAGGTTTGACATGAGCAGTGTACCCAACATGTTGAGCATTTTATTATCGTTATACTTTCTAACATGCCAGCCGCTCTTTACCCCAGTGCTGTACGGGCTGAAAATGTCTAAAATACGCATGATCTGTAAACGTCTGGTGTGTGGTAAGGTGTAAGATTAGTTCAGTTTTACATgaaacagcaataataaatgcCTCTCCTGACTGTATCAACACTAACAATGTCTCtagtataatgtgtgtgtggtaatacAAGACGGGTTAAGGATGTTATTGCTCTTTAAAAGATATCATGCacagatgtatttttttatttttgctttgttgTGCTTATATCTTTTTCACTTGATCTGAGAGACATGGTCTAGAGCAGTACTCCTAAAAGAATTGGTGAAATACCACGTTTGTAATTTAAAATTCAAAAGCGTATTTCTCAAACTATCTGCCAGCGACCCAAAGCCTAACAGTGAGGAGAAGTTTACGGTGACTGCATTCTCAGCATAAGCAGCACGATTCTTCCCATTGAAACAATGAGTGAGTCAGCTGTTTTGTAAAACTTTTAACTGACTATATggaactttttaatgtttccgaagctctgtcatttttcatacaatgatcTAAAAAGACCTGTAACAGACTAACATGATatactatttttaaatagtttttattaatgcctctgcctgGGTCAATTTTTCCCAgcaaagtcacagaatgatttgcggcaggtagacggtgctacagtcacacattctgacgggtcacagatttctttgtaacaccagaaaagcctgtgttagtatcCAGCCAGCtgagccaggtaaaaggaagcaggacatttctttaaataggcctaatagtattttaatgttattttagaagttatctgctgtagttatggctgatactgggacaggaccatcacaggaaagtaaatgaagaacaactaaaagataaaagggaaagtgaaagacaacggcAATAACGTGAGTCATACTCGATTGGGCTTTTACCAGATTGatacaattacgggattgtaaatgattcaaatatgtaatatgtctatttcattcataaaataactttacaatgtgcgatgtggttgtacgtcagtaacCAACATTAAATTaggtcccccttccatttagcatggacgttttattccttttagtctgtgtttgtgttggcctaccattttcttttctcttgtccCCCTGTAGCCTACCTTggtaaagcgtccgtgggtttcatgaaatgcgctatattaatctaaatATTAAAACGTTGGTTGCttcaacaatctcttaatgctttggcttgtgacacagtgacagtgatacacgagacatccaaagtaggctaagttaccgtatgctaCACTTgaattctcttattgtaaatgaaagaCTTTCtctctgagcaaaacattcattgcgACTaaatgacctcccggtaacacTAATTTAGTAATCTACAGGGGGTAATACAGCacagtaaagaaaagacctttacaacagcaggtgtggtaaaaacactttGTCCAAAGCGgtcgctagaatcaacacaaactaaaagtaacatatagccactttaatctGGCTATGATTTATAATATGTTGAAGTATGACCTCTCCGGGGACCATCActttatcgtggtggagaggtttgtgtgtccctatgaacctgagggctgtgttgtctggagctttgtgctcctggtagggtctcccaaggcaaagtggtctcaggtgaggggccagacaaagaatggttcaaaaaccctatgagtgaccaaggtagagatggagtgaccctgcccggaggaagcccggggcccccgtctggagccaggcccagatggagggctcgtcagcgtgcgtctggtggccgggtttgccacggagcccggccgggcacagcccgaaaaacctacgtggcggacatctctcctgtggcacctatctctccatcccatgggcccaccacctgtggggggaaccgctggggtcaggtgcgctgccatatgggtggcagtgaaggtcaggggcctcgacggaccagacctgggcagcagacgctggctctggggacgtggaatgtcacctctctgtgggggaaggagccggaacttgcgcgagaggtggagcgctaccggttagatctgatggggcttacctctacgcacagtctcggttctggaaccatactcctggataggggttggactcttctCTGGAGTTGCACAGGGTATGAGGCGCCGGgcaggtgtggggatactcacaagcccccggctgagccgcaggaattgatgagatccgtccagaaatgcttaaggctctgggtgtggaggggttgtcttggttgacacgcatCTTCAACATTGCagggaagtctggggacggtgcctaaggagtggcagaccagggtggtggttcccctttttaaaaaagggggaccagagggtgtagtgccaattacaggggtatcacacttctcagcctccccggtaaagtctactccaaggtgctggaaaggagggtttggtcgatagtcgaacctcaggttgaagaggaacaatgcggattccgtccctggtcgtggaacaacggaccagatctttactctcgcaaggatcctggagggagcctgggagtatgcccaaccggtctacatgtgttttgtggatctggagaaggcatatgaccgggtgccatatgggtggcagtgaaggtcaggggcctcgacggaccagacctgggcagcagacgctggctctgggggacgtggaatgtcacctctctgtggggaaggagccggaacttgcgcgtgaggtggagcgctaccggttagatctgatggggcttacctctacgcacagtctcggttctggaaccatactcctggataggggttggactctt
It contains:
- the LOC144516013 gene encoding olfactory receptor 11A1-like; this encodes MVNATQVSFFTLNAYFDTGVFKYLYFIIIISVYVVIICTNLLLIVVICINRSLHEPMYLFLVSLFVNELYGSTGLFPFLLVQILSDIHTVSASLCFLQIYCVYTYGSVEFCNLAIMSYDRYLAICYPLQYHTCMTYNKVTMLMALTWLFPFLAIAVLISLSAPLKLCGNIIDKVYCGNYSIVKLACADTRVNNIYGLTYTVISIIIPLFLILYTYMKIFKVCFSGSKQTRQKAVRTCTPHLASLINFSFGGSFQIIQSRFDMSSVPNMLSILLSLYFLTCQPLFTPVLYGLKMSKIRMICKRLVCGKV